In Columba livia isolate bColLiv1 breed racing homer chromosome Z, bColLiv1.pat.W.v2, whole genome shotgun sequence, one DNA window encodes the following:
- the LOC135577374 gene encoding mucosa-associated lymphoid tissue lymphoma translocation protein 1-like isoform X5, whose amino-acid sequence MGEPGRGAAGALPLRRLAQPLLRRLSELLDRAVPGRGWRDLAQRAGSRGTVRLSPSDLEQCSLKVLEPEGSPSQSLLKLLGDRGCTVAELVELLQGLEHTEALQCLSLAGIKIVVQPDSQAVLAGQVVKLCCWATGHPFVHYQWFKQEKEIPHGTSPELVLNPVNVNDSGFYICRVNSESSFVFSRWARLEVCDVQGASHEGFIGLPENKLHICIQPQLQNLTVGDALVLECGAVGNPIPHYQWFRNGFPLANGSKNIYTVTSVDVEHQGTYWCRVFNDREDQDSEKIEVIIGRKAMAVECTEEELSDLQEPADLLERSNHRPVATDKVALLIGNMSYWNHPQLKAPMVDVYELTNLLRQLDFKVVSLLDLTESEMRDAVDEFLLLLDKGVYGLLYYAGHGYENYGNSFMVPVDAPNPYRSANCLCVQNILKLMQAKETGLNVFLLDMCRKRCQGAEAFEIQQSGLANGIFMKFLKDRLLEDKKITVLLDEVAEDMGKCHLTKGKQALEIRSSLSEKRALTDPIQQTASSAESLARNLQWAKAHELPESMYLEFKCGVQIQLGFAAEFSNVMIIYTRIVKKPPEIAVCRAYVTDFALDLDVDPKEANKGTPEETGSYLVSKDLPKHCLYTRLSSLQKLREHLIFTVCLHYEYPGIEDTMDERKEVNVGKPLIAKLGLHHGFKTKNCLQTCCVANNPFHNQMESSPVASQYYIPSHCQPNSCPGVYHPNRMCAGNIRQLEACSCSGTSRILATRHEVQNDSRPVGKSNVPVETTDDTVELEFLLSNSLRFPEQQQP is encoded by the exons ATGGGGGAGCCgggccggggcgcggcgggAGCGCTGCCCCTCCGCCGCCTGGCGCAGCCGCTGCTGCGGCGGCTCAGCGAGCTGCTGGACCGAGCGGTGCCCGGCCGGGGCTGGCGGGACCTGGCGCAGCGCGCGGGGAGCCGCGGCACGGTCCGGCTGAG CCCCTCGGATTTAGAGCAGTGTTCCCTCAAAGTCCTGGAGCCAGAAGGGAGCCCCAGCCAGAGCCTCCTGAAGCTGCTGGGCGACCGCGGCTGCACGGTGGCGgagctggtggagctgctgcagggcctGGAGCACACGGAGGCTCTGCAGTGCCTCAGCCTCGCAG GTATAAAGATTGTGGTGCAGCCAGACTCTCAAGCAGTGCTCGCTGGTCAGGTCGTCAAGCTGTGTTGTTGGGCAACGGGACACCCATTTGTGCATTACCAGTGGTTCAAGCAGGAAAAAGAG ATTCCCCATGGTACCTCTCCAGAGCTGGTTTTGAATCCGGTGAACGTAAACGATTCTGGCTTTTACATCTGTCGAGTGAACAGTGAATCTTCCTTCGTGTTCAGTCGGTGGGCACGGCTTGAAGTTTGTGATGTCCAGGGTGCCTCTCATG agggcTTCATTGGTTTGCCTGAAAACAAGTTGCACATATGTATTCAGCCCCAACTGCAAAACCTGACAGTGGGGGATGCTTTGGTACTAGAATGTGGCGCCGTTGGAAACCCAATTCCTCATTACCAGTGGTTCAGAAATGGATTTCCCTTGGCAAATGGGAGCAAAAACATCTACACG GTGACTTCCGTGGATGTGGAACATCAGGGGACATACTGGTGCCGTGTATTCAATGACCGGGAAGATCAAGACAGCGAGAAGATAGAAGTCATTATAG GAAGGAAAGCTATGGCAGTGGAGTGCACAGAAG AAGAGCTAAGTGATCTTCAAGAACCAG CAGACCTGCTAGAGCGATCAAATCACAGACCTGTTG CAACAGACAAGGTAGCTCTGTTAATAGGAAATATGAGCTACTGGAATCACCCCCAGCTGAAGGCTCCGATGGTAGATGTCTATGAACTGACCAATTTGCTAAGACAGCTGGATTTCAAAGTTGTTTCTTTGCTGGATCTTACTGAGTCTGAGATGCGAGATGCAGTGGATGAATTTTTACTTCTCCTGGACAAAGGAGTATATG GTTTGTTATACTACGCCGGCCATGGCTACGAAAACTATGGAAACAGCTTCATGGTTCCTGTCGATGCTCCAAACCCCTACCGATCTGCAAACTGTCTGTGTGTGCAGAACATCCTGAAGCTAATGCAGGCAAAAGAGACGGGACTCAACGTGTTCCTGCTGGATATGTGTCGGAAAAG GTGCCAGGGAGCAGAAGCTTTTGAAATTCAGCAGTCGGGTTTGGCCAATGGAATCTTCATGAAGTTCCTGAAGGACCGTTTGCTGGAAGACAAGAAGATTACTGTACTGCTTGATGAGGTTGCAGAAG ATATGGGCAAGTGTCACCTTACCAAAGGCAAGCAAGCTTTGGAGATCCGCAGCAGCCTGTCTGAGAAAAGGGCATTGACTGATCCCATCCAACAAACCGCATCTTCTGCAGAGTCTCTGGCACGGAACCTGCAGTGGGCCAAAGCTCACG AGCTTCCAGAAAGTATGTATCTTGAATTCAAATGTGGTGTTCAGATTCAGTTGGGGTTCGCAGCCGAGTTTTCCAATGTCATGATAATCTACACGCGCATAGTAAAGAAGCCACCTGAGATAGCGGTTTGCAGAGCCTACGTCACAGACTTCGCGCTC GACCTGGATGTGGATCCTAAAGAGGCCAACAAAGGCACTCCTGAGGAAACTGGGAGCTATCTAGTGTCCAAGGACCTTCCCAAGCACTGCCTCTACACCAGGCTAAGTTCACTGCAGAAACTAAGG GAACACTTGATCTTCACTGTTTGCTTGCACTATGAGTATCCAGGAATAGAAGATACAAtggatgaaagaaaggaagttaATGTTGGGAAGCCCCTTATTGCTAAATTAGGCCTTCATCATGGATTCAAAACCAAGAACTGCCTCCAGACCTGTTGCGTGGCTAATAATCCTTTTCATAATCAGATGGAATCAAGTCCAGTGGCAAGTCAATACTACATCCCTAGTCATTGCCAACCAAATTCCTGTCCAGGCGTTTACCATCCAAACCGTATGTGCGCGGGCAACATCAGACAGCTGGAGGCATGTTCTTGCAGCGGGACTTCAAGGATATTGGCTACCAGACATGAAGTACAGAATGACTCCCGCCCTGTGGGAAAGAGTAACGTACCAGTGGAGACCACTGATGACACTGTTGAACTGGAATTCCTTCTCTCCAACAGCCTCAGGttccctgagcagcagcagccgtgA